The following proteins are encoded in a genomic region of Rhinoraja longicauda isolate Sanriku21f chromosome 14, sRhiLon1.1, whole genome shotgun sequence:
- the LOC144599878 gene encoding tyrosine-protein kinase ITK/TSK-like, whose translation MTRFVLDDQYISSSGSKFPVKWSAPEVFQYSKFSSKSDVWSFGVLMWEVFSEGRMPYDDCSNTEVVKEIEAGFRLQKPKLASSVVYQLMGRCWQHRPEDRPPFYDLWNDISELSECEES comes from the exons ATGACCAG gttTGTCCTCGATGACCAGTACATCAGTTCCTCTGGGTCCAAGTTTCCCGTCAAGTGGTCGGCTCCCGAGGTTTTCCAATATTCCAAGTTCAGCAGCAAGTCCGACGTCTGGTCCTTTG gagTGCTGATGTGGGAGGTGTTCTCTGAGGGCAGGATGCCCTATGATGATTGCTCCAACACAGAGGTCGTGAAAGAGATCGAAGCCGGCTTCCGGCTACAGAAACCAAAGCTGGCCTCCAGTGTGGTCTACCAGCTGATGGGTCGTTGCTGGCAGCAT AGACCCGAAGACAGGCCTCCGTTTTATGACCTTTGGAATGATATCAGTGAGCTTTCTGAGTGTGAGGAATCATGA